From Oceanococcus atlanticus, a single genomic window includes:
- a CDS encoding DUF2333 family protein, producing the protein MVVKTLAWFQDVGEKRWGPWALGGGVVLILLIVWGMWISAAPSVPVFPTTRDGRVGVQTVDAGIAVAETLLDKRGGYISNDVTPPAWWLDNIQNWEFGVLKQLRDFNRVLRNEISRSQSQSAEDPKLAQAEPKFNIDNRSWMFPRAEAEYRKGIELLDDYRVRLADGDANFYANAENLVDWMQVVEKRLGSMVQRLGMSVGKMTVNDAVLESGPDGAASAVAPQNMRESVEQTPWLELDDVFFEARGTAWALQALLQAAEADFAEVLTDKQAALQYRQVLRELESANRPLRTIMILNGSGYSLFANHSLVMASYLGSANAAVSNLINLLRDG; encoded by the coding sequence ATGGTGGTAAAAACGCTGGCCTGGTTTCAGGATGTCGGTGAGAAACGCTGGGGCCCATGGGCGCTTGGCGGCGGTGTGGTGCTGATCTTGCTCATTGTGTGGGGCATGTGGATCAGTGCCGCACCAAGCGTGCCGGTGTTCCCGACCACGCGTGATGGACGCGTGGGTGTACAGACCGTGGATGCCGGCATTGCGGTGGCGGAAACCTTGCTCGACAAACGTGGCGGTTACATCAGCAATGATGTGACCCCGCCGGCCTGGTGGCTGGACAACATCCAGAACTGGGAATTCGGCGTGCTCAAGCAGTTACGCGATTTCAACCGTGTGTTGCGCAATGAAATCAGCCGCAGTCAGAGCCAGTCCGCCGAAGACCCCAAGTTGGCCCAGGCCGAACCCAAATTCAACATCGACAACCGCAGCTGGATGTTCCCACGCGCCGAGGCCGAGTATCGCAAGGGTATCGAGCTGCTCGATGACTACCGCGTGCGTCTGGCCGACGGTGATGCCAATTTTTACGCCAATGCGGAGAACCTGGTCGACTGGATGCAGGTGGTGGAAAAGCGTCTGGGCAGCATGGTTCAGCGCCTGGGTATGAGCGTGGGCAAGATGACGGTCAACGACGCTGTGCTCGAGTCCGGGCCGGATGGCGCGGCCAGCGCGGTTGCGCCGCAAAACATGCGTGAATCGGTGGAACAGACACCGTGGCTGGAGCTGGACGATGTGTTCTTCGAGGCGCGCGGTACGGCCTGGGCGCTGCAGGCGTTGCTGCAGGCGGCTGAGGCAGATTTTGCCGAGGTGCTGACCGACAAGCAGGCTGCGCTGCAGTATCGACAGGTGCTGCGCGAGTTGGAGTCGGCCAACCGGCCGCTCAGGACCATCATGATTCTCAACGGTTCGGGGTATTCGCTGTTCGCCAATCACTCGCTGGTCATGGCGTCTTATCTGGGCTCCGCCAACGCTGCCGTATCGAACTTGATCAATTTGCTGCGTGATGGCTGA
- a CDS encoding DUF6691 family protein — MRNLIALLGGVLFGLGLALSNMMDPAKVLSFLDIAGQWDPSLMLVMGGAVAITLPGFYLVLKRPYPLFDKAFYLPTRDAIDGKLIVGAALFGLGWALAGLCPGPAVAGIATANADIIAFVIAMLAGYRLMAFVEARSGA; from the coding sequence ATGAGAAATCTGATTGCCTTACTGGGCGGCGTGTTGTTCGGGCTTGGACTTGCCCTGTCGAACATGATGGATCCGGCCAAAGTGCTGAGCTTTCTGGATATCGCCGGCCAGTGGGACCCATCGCTGATGCTCGTGATGGGCGGTGCCGTGGCCATCACCCTGCCGGGTTTCTATCTGGTACTGAAACGCCCCTACCCACTGTTCGACAAAGCCTTCTATCTGCCCACACGTGATGCCATTGATGGCAAATTGATTGTGGGCGCGGCGCTGTTCGGCCTGGGCTGGGCTCTGGCCGGACTGTGCCCCGGTCCGGCGGTGGCGGGCATCGCGACGGCCAATGCCGACATCATCGCCTTCGTCATCGCGATGCTCGCTGGCTATCGGTTGATGGCCTTTGTCGAAGCGCGCAGCGGCGCCTGA
- a CDS encoding alanine/glycine:cation symporter family protein, giving the protein MTGIENALAQFASFVWGMPLVVLLLGGGLTLLLFSRGAPYRLLPHAIGLLRGDARHQDQDAPGQLSHFQALSAALAGTIGLGNIAGVAVAVELGGPGAIFWMWMTAVVGVATKFFTGTLAVMYRGRDDQGGLRGGPMWVIHEALSARYRPLAYLFCVAGLIGCLPSLQVNQLVETTQALVLAPRGWDHDLAPLILGLIIMLACWLIVRGGIVRIGAVAARVVPTMCVIYLLAIGGILLVHWSAVVPALLSIFREAFSLQAAGTGGLVAIILLGVRRGLFSNEAGIGTEVMAHGTARTSEPVREGIVAMLGPIIDTLIVCTATALALLVTDVASVSELSGASLTSQAFESVYAGYGVALLYLMVLIFGVTTITTYWFYGAQCAVYLFGARAEIWYRTLYLLSIVFVAMLPLHAALNLIDGMYALMAIPTMTATLLLAPKVLAASRDYVVRMRQV; this is encoded by the coding sequence ATGACTGGGATTGAAAATGCGCTGGCGCAGTTTGCGTCGTTTGTATGGGGAATGCCGCTGGTCGTCTTGCTGCTCGGCGGTGGACTGACTTTGTTGCTGTTCAGTCGCGGCGCGCCGTATCGCCTGCTGCCTCATGCCATAGGTTTGCTGCGCGGTGATGCGCGACATCAGGACCAGGATGCCCCGGGGCAGCTCAGCCATTTTCAGGCCCTCAGTGCAGCGTTGGCCGGCACGATTGGCCTGGGCAATATCGCCGGCGTCGCCGTGGCGGTTGAGCTGGGTGGGCCGGGTGCGATCTTCTGGATGTGGATGACCGCCGTGGTGGGGGTGGCGACCAAATTCTTCACCGGAACGCTGGCCGTGATGTATCGCGGTCGTGATGATCAAGGAGGTTTACGTGGAGGACCCATGTGGGTCATCCACGAGGCGCTGTCAGCGCGCTACCGTCCTTTAGCCTATCTGTTCTGCGTGGCCGGTTTGATCGGATGCTTGCCATCGTTGCAAGTCAATCAGCTGGTGGAGACCACCCAGGCGCTGGTGTTGGCGCCGCGCGGCTGGGATCACGATCTGGCGCCTTTGATTCTGGGCTTGATCATCATGCTTGCGTGCTGGTTGATCGTGCGAGGCGGTATCGTGCGGATCGGGGCGGTGGCCGCGCGGGTGGTACCGACCATGTGCGTGATTTATCTGCTGGCCATCGGTGGCATATTGCTGGTGCACTGGTCGGCGGTGGTGCCCGCGTTGCTGTCGATATTTCGCGAAGCCTTCTCGCTGCAGGCCGCCGGCACGGGCGGACTGGTGGCCATCATCCTGCTTGGCGTGCGCCGCGGTTTGTTTTCCAACGAGGCCGGCATTGGCACGGAAGTCATGGCCCATGGCACGGCGCGCACATCGGAGCCGGTGCGCGAGGGGATCGTGGCGATGTTGGGTCCGATTATCGACACCTTGATTGTTTGCACCGCGACCGCGCTGGCGTTGTTGGTGACCGATGTCGCCAGTGTCAGCGAGTTGTCCGGCGCGAGCCTGACCAGTCAGGCTTTCGAGAGCGTATATGCCGGCTATGGTGTGGCCCTGCTGTATTTGATGGTGCTGATTTTCGGCGTTACCACCATCACCACGTACTGGTTTTACGGCGCCCAATGCGCCGTCTATCTGTTCGGTGCGCGGGCTGAAATCTGGTATCGCACGCTATACCTGCTATCGATCGTGTTCGTGGCCATGTTGCCTCTGCATGCGGCGCTGAATCTGATCGACGGCATGTACGCCTTGATGGCCATCCCGACCATGACAGCCACTTTGCTGTTGGCGCCAAAGGTGCTTGCAGCAAGTCGTGACTATGTCGTCCGCATGCGTCAGGTCTGA
- a CDS encoding SulP family inorganic anion transporter yields MRIPLIAHIRNAPPGAMNDDLIAGAITAILLIPQGMAYALLAGLPAEMGLYASIVPPALYALFGTSRSLAVGPVAVAALMVAAALSEYADGEAARWMSGAMILAFEVGALLFLMGVLRLGVLVNFISHPVLSGFTTGAALLIVLSQVPILLGLSLPRGAAYETVLGVWHNLDAVHLLTLVFSCVAMLALLLARAPLSRALRQLGMPPRAALLLTRMAPLAIVAVGALAAARLQGAEQGLRIVGAIPAGLPLPSLGFFAADGWLALAGPAVLIALVGYVESISVAKALAARRRQKIDPDQELRALGLANFGAAFAGTMPVAGGFSRSVVNFDAGAQTQRAALVTSALVAVVAVFFTHWFFNLPKAVLAAIIVVAVWQLVDFRSVVRHLRYDRADGASQVATLLGVLIFGIEPGLLIGIGLSLALYLWRTSQPHIALIGRVPGTEHFRNVQRHAVQTLPTAVFIRPDENLYFANVAVVQKFIADQVAEQGDITDVVLVMSAVSYIDASGLEMLEQLVQDFARAGIRLHLAEVKGPVMDRLKAAPEVLEHLPVHLSTEGVFEALQASSPEFAGQT; encoded by the coding sequence ATGCGCATTCCGCTGATCGCGCATATTCGAAACGCACCACCGGGTGCGATGAATGATGACCTCATTGCCGGGGCCATCACCGCGATCTTGTTGATCCCGCAGGGCATGGCTTATGCCTTGTTGGCAGGCTTGCCTGCAGAGATGGGCCTCTATGCATCGATAGTGCCACCGGCCTTGTACGCACTGTTTGGCACCAGCCGCAGTCTGGCGGTTGGGCCGGTCGCGGTGGCCGCGCTCATGGTGGCGGCGGCGTTGTCTGAATACGCCGATGGCGAAGCGGCGCGCTGGATGTCAGGTGCCATGATTCTGGCCTTCGAAGTGGGTGCCTTGCTTTTCCTGATGGGTGTGTTGCGCCTGGGCGTGCTGGTGAACTTCATCAGTCATCCCGTACTGAGCGGATTCACCACCGGCGCGGCCTTGCTGATTGTGCTGAGTCAGGTGCCGATACTGCTGGGTTTATCGCTGCCGCGTGGTGCGGCTTATGAAACTGTGCTGGGCGTGTGGCACAACCTGGATGCGGTGCACCTTTTGACCCTGGTCTTTTCCTGTGTGGCGATGCTGGCCTTGCTGCTGGCGCGCGCGCCCTTGTCGCGGGCGCTGCGCCAACTCGGTATGCCGCCCCGGGCAGCGCTGCTGCTAACCCGTATGGCGCCCCTGGCTATTGTTGCGGTCGGCGCATTAGCCGCGGCGCGATTGCAGGGTGCGGAGCAGGGCCTGAGGATCGTGGGAGCCATTCCCGCTGGCCTGCCGCTGCCCAGTCTGGGATTCTTCGCAGCCGATGGCTGGCTGGCCTTGGCCGGGCCGGCTGTATTGATTGCCCTGGTTGGGTATGTGGAAAGCATTTCCGTGGCCAAGGCTTTGGCTGCGCGGCGGCGCCAGAAGATTGATCCTGATCAGGAGCTGCGTGCCCTCGGCCTGGCCAACTTTGGCGCTGCATTTGCCGGGACCATGCCGGTGGCCGGAGGCTTTTCACGCTCGGTGGTTAATTTTGATGCCGGCGCCCAGACGCAGCGCGCAGCGCTGGTGACTTCGGCGCTGGTCGCTGTGGTCGCGGTCTTCTTTACCCATTGGTTTTTTAATCTGCCAAAAGCCGTGCTGGCCGCAATCATCGTGGTGGCCGTGTGGCAGCTGGTCGATTTTCGCTCGGTAGTCCGGCATCTACGCTACGACCGTGCTGACGGTGCTTCGCAAGTTGCAACGCTGCTGGGCGTGCTGATTTTCGGCATCGAGCCGGGTTTGCTGATCGGCATCGGTTTGTCTTTGGCGCTTTATCTGTGGCGCACCAGCCAGCCGCACATCGCGCTGATTGGGCGTGTGCCGGGTACTGAGCACTTTCGAAATGTGCAGCGCCATGCGGTGCAAACCCTGCCGACCGCGGTTTTCATTCGTCCCGATGAGAATCTGTACTTTGCCAATGTCGCGGTGGTGCAGAAATTTATCGCCGACCAGGTGGCCGAGCAGGGTGACATCACAGACGTTGTGCTGGTGATGTCGGCCGTGAGCTACATTGATGCCAGCGGTCTGGAAATGCTGGAGCAGCTGGTTCAGGACTTCGCCCGTGCGGGCATTCGCCTGCATCTGGCCGAGGTCAAGGGGCCGGTCATGGATCGCTTAAAAGCCGCGCCCGAGGTGTTGGAGCACTTGCCGGTGCATCTGAGCACCGAAGGGGTGTTCGAAGCCTTGCAGGCCTCTTCGCCCGAATTCGCCGGCCAGACTTGA
- a CDS encoding MBL fold metallo-hydrolase, whose product MLFRQLFDAESSTYTYLLASDVGREALIIDPVKAQLSAYLELIKALDLRLVRAIDTHTHADHVTALGELRDHTQCVTVMGEFTNAACVSEHVRDGERILVDGLSLEAMYTPGHTDESFSFYCPGAGPGLLFTGDVLLIRGTGRTDFQGGDAHKSWDSIVNRLFTLPDKTLVYPAHDYRGWTVSSIAEEKRFNPRLAGKTEDEYVHIMNNLNLPNPKLMDIAVPANLACGQV is encoded by the coding sequence ATGCTTTTTCGACAACTGTTCGACGCCGAATCAAGCACTTACACTTATCTTCTTGCCTCTGATGTGGGTCGTGAAGCGCTCATTATTGATCCGGTGAAGGCACAACTCTCAGCTTACCTTGAGCTGATCAAGGCGCTGGATCTACGTCTGGTTCGCGCGATTGATACCCACACGCATGCAGATCACGTGACGGCCCTGGGTGAGCTGCGTGATCACACGCAATGCGTGACGGTCATGGGCGAATTCACCAATGCGGCTTGCGTGTCCGAGCACGTTCGTGATGGCGAGCGCATCCTGGTGGATGGTCTGAGCCTTGAGGCCATGTACACGCCCGGCCATACCGATGAATCGTTCAGCTTTTACTGCCCCGGTGCAGGGCCTGGCCTGTTGTTCACCGGTGATGTGCTGCTGATTCGTGGCACCGGTCGAACCGACTTTCAGGGCGGTGATGCACACAAATCGTGGGATTCCATCGTTAATCGGCTGTTCACTCTGCCGGACAAGACCCTGGTCTATCCGGCCCACGATTATCGCGGCTGGACGGTGTCTTCAATTGCCGAGGAAAAGCGCTTTAACCCGCGCCTTGCCGGCAAGACGGAAGACGAATATGTGCACATCATGAACAACCTCAATCTACCCAATCCCAAGCTCATGGACATCGCCGTGCCGGCCAACTTGGCTTGCGGTCAGGTGTGA
- a CDS encoding OmpP1/FadL family transporter codes for MSVSRAALVLLLGLPTLVHATNGYFSHGTSATQKAMAGAGTALPADAFIGTLNPAGAVWMGDAFEVGLSLFSPQRDYSASARGDDANNGIFLIQPIDQHRSHNEFFPIPALSYNRAWGDRASWGIALYGNGGMNTEYNGNLATFGQGLTGFEAECEGGFGGGRATGADNAGFCGGRGDDRFGVDLIVMFVAPTFSYKLNERISLGISPLLAMSRFASYGLEAFGKFSNAPGQVSNQGHDLAYGGGARVGVLTKLLPGVTLGGSYQSRVWMTEFEDYQGLFAEQGDFDIPSNWNVGVALRLTHAHTLAVDYQRINYSEIDSVGLPFDANDFVNNCAIPRLLAGFGFGQVNDSDACLGADSGPGFGWQDMSVWKFGYQYDAGRYKFRAGYSRTDQPIDESQVLFNVLAPGVIEEHFTLGLGVEWSKNFFVDVALMYAPERPVSGPNPLSNTDANLLGLFGQGLGLGGVTGVIGQDTSQAFGADPDDQVLRLNMRQYEATISFGWRY; via the coding sequence ATGTCCGTGTCACGTGCTGCTCTGGTCCTGTTGCTGGGCCTGCCCACTTTGGTCCATGCGACCAATGGTTACTTCTCCCATGGCACCAGCGCGACGCAAAAAGCCATGGCTGGCGCGGGCACGGCGTTGCCAGCGGATGCCTTCATCGGCACGCTCAATCCAGCGGGCGCGGTGTGGATGGGCGATGCATTTGAAGTGGGTTTGTCGTTGTTCTCTCCGCAGCGTGACTATTCGGCCAGCGCGCGTGGCGATGACGCCAACAATGGCATTTTTTTGATCCAGCCGATCGATCAGCACCGCAGTCACAATGAATTTTTCCCGATTCCCGCGCTGAGCTACAACCGCGCCTGGGGCGATCGCGCCAGCTGGGGCATTGCGCTGTATGGCAACGGCGGCATGAACACCGAATACAACGGCAATCTCGCGACGTTTGGCCAGGGGCTGACGGGTTTTGAGGCCGAGTGCGAAGGCGGGTTTGGCGGTGGCCGGGCCACGGGCGCCGACAATGCCGGATTCTGCGGTGGTCGCGGAGACGACCGCTTCGGGGTTGATTTGATCGTAATGTTTGTCGCGCCAACCTTCAGCTACAAGTTGAATGAGCGCATCTCGCTGGGTATATCGCCGCTGTTGGCCATGAGCCGCTTCGCATCCTATGGCTTGGAGGCTTTCGGCAAGTTTTCCAACGCCCCCGGTCAGGTCTCCAACCAGGGGCATGATCTGGCCTACGGTGGTGGCGCACGTGTTGGTGTGCTGACCAAGTTGCTGCCGGGTGTAACGTTGGGTGGGTCATACCAGTCGCGTGTCTGGATGACCGAGTTTGAGGACTATCAAGGTTTGTTCGCGGAGCAGGGCGACTTCGATATTCCATCCAACTGGAACGTGGGTGTAGCCCTGCGCTTGACCCATGCTCACACACTGGCGGTCGATTATCAGCGCATCAATTACAGCGAGATTGACTCGGTTGGTTTGCCCTTTGATGCCAACGATTTCGTCAACAACTGCGCGATTCCACGCCTGCTTGCCGGCTTTGGATTTGGCCAGGTCAATGACAGTGATGCCTGCTTGGGGGCGGACAGCGGCCCCGGTTTTGGCTGGCAGGACATGTCGGTGTGGAAGTTCGGCTATCAGTACGATGCCGGGCGTTACAAATTCCGTGCCGGGTATAGCCGGACGGACCAACCCATTGACGAGTCTCAAGTGCTCTTCAACGTGCTGGCGCCAGGGGTGATCGAAGAGCATTTCACCCTGGGGCTGGGCGTGGAGTGGTCGAAGAATTTCTTCGTCGATGTGGCGCTGATGTACGCCCCGGAGCGGCCGGTCAGCGGGCCCAATCCTTTGTCCAACACCGATGCCAATTTGCTTGGCCTGTTCGGTCAGGGTTTGGGGCTGGGCGGTGTCACCGGCGTGATTGGCCAGGACACCTCCCAAGCTTTTGGTGCTGATCCAGACGATCAGGTGCTGCGTCTGAATATGCGCCAGTACGAAGCCACCATCAGCTTCGGCTGGCGTTACTAA
- a CDS encoding YeeE/YedE family protein: protein MHTVTEFTPWTALGGGMLIGLSALLMLGFNGRIAGVSGIVGNLVTSRGSDLSWRLAFTLGLIGGAYGFIAFAPPDALNIHVEVSLPMMIFAGFVVGLGTKLGSGCTSGHGVCGIGRVSPRSITATAVFMLVAFATVFIIRHVAGV, encoded by the coding sequence ATGCATACAGTCACCGAATTCACGCCCTGGACAGCCTTGGGGGGCGGCATGCTGATTGGCCTCTCCGCCCTGCTCATGCTTGGCTTTAACGGGCGCATTGCAGGGGTCAGCGGGATTGTCGGGAATCTGGTGACGTCGCGCGGCAGCGATCTGAGTTGGCGCCTGGCATTCACGCTGGGACTCATCGGGGGCGCTTATGGCTTTATCGCTTTTGCCCCGCCTGATGCGCTGAACATCCACGTCGAGGTCAGCTTACCCATGATGATCTTCGCCGGCTTCGTGGTCGGCCTTGGCACCAAGCTGGGTTCAGGTTGCACATCCGGCCATGGTGTCTGCGGTATCGGCCGGGTATCGCCACGCTCGATCACCGCAACCGCAGTCTTCATGCTGGTGGCCTTTGCCACGGTGTTCATCATTCGTCACGTTGCAGGAGTCTGA